From Bacillus basilensis, a single genomic window includes:
- a CDS encoding DUF3939 domain-containing protein, translated as MFRFFKTGKEEREITKDELEQAMAKFLETNANIVYTVLVNDDYTVNYDLLKPYLPAFPTNLFLITKETLEVFEHTEENLNLVKEIDIVQKAVDQYVTEKEMFPIVEGSEDRLICGVKLGPYLNRILKRNLYISEKHYLVSSKPDRKKQKSG; from the coding sequence ATGTTTCGCTTTTTCAAAACTGGAAAAGAAGAGCGTGAAATTACGAAAGATGAATTAGAACAAGCGATGGCTAAGTTTCTAGAAACGAATGCTAATATCGTTTATACAGTATTAGTAAATGATGATTATACAGTAAATTATGATTTGTTAAAGCCGTATTTACCTGCATTTCCAACAAACCTTTTTCTTATTACGAAGGAAACGCTTGAGGTATTTGAACATACAGAAGAAAACTTAAACCTAGTGAAAGAAATTGATATCGTACAAAAAGCAGTAGATCAATATGTAACAGAAAAAGAAATGTTTCCAATTGTTGAAGGTAGTGAAGATCGCCTTATATGCGGGGTGAAATTAGGGCCGTATTTAAATCGTATATTAAAAAGAAACTTATATATTTCAGAAAAGCATTATTTAGTTTCAAGTAAACCAGATAGAAAAAAACAAAAGAGTGGGTAG
- a CDS encoding Dps family protein translates to MSTKTNVVEVLNKQVANWNVLYVKLHNYHWYVTGPHFFTLHEKFEEFYNEAGTYIDELAERILALEGKPLATMKEYLATSSVSEGTSKESAEEMVQTLVNDYSALIQELKEGMEVASEAGDETSADMLLAIHTTLEQHVWMLSAFLK, encoded by the coding sequence ATGAGTACGAAAACAAATGTTGTTGAAGTATTAAACAAGCAGGTAGCAAACTGGAATGTGTTATATGTGAAACTACATAATTATCACTGGTATGTGACAGGACCGCACTTCTTTACATTACATGAGAAATTTGAAGAGTTTTACAATGAAGCTGGAACGTATATTGATGAATTAGCAGAACGTATTTTAGCATTGGAAGGTAAACCGCTAGCGACAATGAAAGAATATCTTGCTACTTCTAGTGTCAGCGAAGGGACAAGCAAGGAATCCGCAGAGGAAATGGTGCAAACATTAGTGAATGATTACTCTGCACTTATTCAAGAATTAAAAGAAGGTATGGAAGTTGCTAGTGAAGCTGGAGATGAAACATCAGCGGATATGTTGTTAGCAATTCATACAACATTAGAGCAACATGTATGGATGCTAAGTGCGTTCTTAAAATAA